In the genome of Desulfovibrio sp. ZJ209, one region contains:
- a CDS encoding MFS transporter, with product MFYGWKLGALTMGCNFMLQGSALYCMNAFMEPLCELNGWTRAGLNLSMGVASLMGQLAMPLAAAVSARRSLRLLTTLGALAGGAATLGMGLTGNLALFTLSFILVWVCSQFCGGVVGNALISRWFRHFQGRAFGLANAGTSLSGVILPFFCMLLIHSFGVTAAYTALGVLTCLLAPLSWKLVRDEPQALGLHPDGRRHEPHVPRAAPMNTSFTALAHSRPAWFVGAAFGLALMTGSAFMSQMKPRFADLGLEAWTAMLLACLSALFAALAKYAWGWVSDRATPLTASRLIMALSAASVALLALPPTLPSLVVFSMAFGGCIGGLWAVLPAVVAWYFGSRNFLAAYKFISLFIILRCAGFPVVALSHDLFGSYALADAFFGAALLTALVLTFLLRPGGAVENTHHRR from the coding sequence ATGTTTTACGGCTGGAAACTCGGCGCCCTCACCATGGGCTGCAACTTCATGCTCCAAGGCAGCGCCCTCTACTGCATGAACGCCTTTATGGAACCGCTCTGCGAGCTCAACGGCTGGACGCGCGCCGGCCTCAACCTGAGCATGGGCGTGGCCTCGCTCATGGGGCAGCTCGCCATGCCGCTGGCAGCGGCCGTGTCCGCCAGACGCTCCCTGCGCCTGCTCACCACGCTGGGCGCGCTCGCGGGCGGCGCCGCCACGCTCGGCATGGGCCTGACCGGCAACCTCGCGCTCTTCACGCTCTCTTTCATCCTTGTCTGGGTGTGCAGCCAGTTTTGCGGCGGCGTGGTGGGCAATGCGCTCATCAGCCGCTGGTTCCGCCATTTTCAGGGCCGCGCCTTCGGCCTCGCCAATGCCGGCACCTCGCTTTCAGGCGTCATCCTGCCCTTTTTCTGCATGCTGCTCATCCACAGCTTCGGGGTGACGGCGGCGTACACGGCGCTCGGCGTGCTCACCTGCCTTTTGGCGCCGCTCTCGTGGAAGCTCGTGCGCGACGAGCCCCAAGCCCTCGGGCTGCACCCGGACGGCCGGCGCCATGAGCCGCATGTGCCCAGGGCCGCGCCCATGAACACCTCCTTCACGGCGCTCGCCCATTCGCGCCCGGCGTGGTTCGTGGGCGCCGCCTTCGGGCTCGCGCTCATGACCGGCTCGGCCTTCATGAGCCAGATGAAGCCGCGCTTCGCGGACCTCGGCCTCGAGGCGTGGACGGCCATGCTGCTCGCCTGCCTTTCCGCGCTGTTCGCGGCGCTCGCCAAGTACGCCTGGGGCTGGGTGAGCGACCGCGCAACGCCCCTCACCGCGTCCAGGCTGATCATGGCCCTGAGCGCGGCCAGCGTGGCGCTCTTGGCGCTGCCGCCAACGCTCCCGAGCCTCGTTGTGTTCAGCATGGCCTTCGGCGGCTGCATCGGGGGCCTGTGGGCGGTGCTGCCCGCGGTGGTGGCCTGGTATTTCGGCAGCCGCAACTTCCTCGCGGCCTACAAGTTCATCTCGCTGTTCATCATCCTGCGCTGCGCGGGCTTTCCGGTGGTGGCCCTCTCGCACGACCTCTTCGGGAGCTATGCGCTGGCTGACGCCTTTTTCGGCGCTGCCCTGCTCACCGCTCTTGTGCTCACCTTCCTGCTCCGGCCCGGCGGCGCCGTGGAGAACACGCATCACCGGCGCTGA
- a CDS encoding SUMF1/EgtB/PvdO family nonheme iron enzyme has translation MPAPAFSPRFGARCRRALALLLPLLLLIPRPALAAFTSAHDGVPVESAWNPAPARDDIVLPMPCGLSLTLRAVAVPAGGLIKDRTFSMGVVNAADGERQIYERQFDGHIAAPFTEGDLPADWRGAVAGGAKKTGADTYYFIGKYEISRLQWDAVMRAVNDDGIVDEAACPVKGATAPAGANLPQGGVSWFDAQQFLQKYNAWLVREHPESLPHFAGTKNVGFLRLPTEEEWEFAARGGAGVAPEWWADKDVFPLEEGKALKDYGVFSGDTALSGPAPIGSRHANPLGLHDTLGNVREMTDGFFRLSIADMQGGMVRHRLHGAAGGVLVKGGGFRSDEAGVAPGRRDEVPLYTASGPSRPEDLGLRLVLSGINIPNAERLETLRKEERAPAPMPGAVKPGRTPLEAVEALAATAPALKPQLDQLRAMLEDQESAGQRERAATLEHEFRSLLYQAETLRAFAFRYSAAHKQEEKIREMLKKPADAATKKQLEKLRAEVAGDLKDYLESLRMGAGYYKTSLALVGAAPKDETERLAAQARREYGGAGVFNTHMTQNIGVLEKWLAQARAKGAASLSVRDILKGILPEQHYKVLPL, from the coding sequence CCCTGCTCCTGCTTATTCCGCGACCGGCGCTCGCCGCCTTCACCTCGGCCCATGACGGCGTCCCTGTGGAGAGCGCCTGGAACCCGGCGCCGGCCAGGGACGACATCGTGCTGCCCATGCCCTGCGGCCTTTCCCTCACCCTGCGGGCCGTGGCGGTGCCCGCGGGCGGCCTCATCAAGGACAGGACCTTCTCCATGGGCGTGGTCAACGCGGCCGACGGCGAGCGCCAGATCTACGAACGCCAGTTCGACGGCCACATCGCCGCGCCCTTCACCGAAGGGGACCTCCCCGCGGACTGGCGGGGCGCCGTGGCAGGAGGGGCCAAAAAAACCGGTGCCGACACCTATTATTTCATCGGCAAGTACGAGATCTCGCGCCTCCAGTGGGACGCGGTGATGCGCGCCGTGAACGACGACGGCATCGTGGACGAAGCCGCCTGCCCGGTGAAGGGCGCGACCGCGCCGGCCGGCGCCAACTTGCCGCAGGGCGGCGTCTCGTGGTTCGACGCGCAGCAGTTCCTCCAGAAATACAATGCCTGGCTCGTGCGCGAGCACCCGGAGAGCCTGCCGCACTTCGCGGGCACGAAAAACGTGGGCTTTTTGCGCCTGCCCACCGAGGAGGAATGGGAATTCGCGGCGCGCGGCGGCGCCGGCGTGGCCCCGGAATGGTGGGCCGACAAGGACGTGTTCCCGCTGGAGGAAGGCAAGGCGCTCAAGGATTATGGCGTCTTTTCCGGGGATACGGCGCTCTCCGGGCCCGCGCCCATAGGCTCGCGCCACGCCAACCCGCTGGGCCTGCACGACACGCTCGGCAATGTGCGCGAAATGACGGACGGCTTCTTCCGCCTGTCCATCGCCGACATGCAGGGCGGCATGGTGCGCCACCGCCTGCACGGGGCGGCTGGCGGCGTGCTCGTCAAGGGCGGCGGCTTCCGCAGCGACGAGGCCGGGGTGGCGCCCGGGCGGCGCGACGAGGTGCCGCTGTACACAGCTTCGGGCCCGAGCCGGCCGGAAGATCTGGGCCTGCGCCTCGTGCTCTCGGGCATCAATATCCCCAATGCGGAGCGGCTCGAGACGCTGCGCAAGGAGGAACGCGCGCCCGCGCCCATGCCCGGGGCCGTGAAGCCGGGGCGCACGCCGCTGGAGGCCGTGGAGGCCCTGGCGGCCACGGCGCCGGCCCTCAAGCCGCAGCTCGACCAGTTGCGCGCCATGCTCGAGGACCAGGAAAGCGCGGGCCAGCGCGAGCGCGCCGCCACCCTGGAGCACGAATTCCGCTCCCTGCTCTACCAGGCCGAGACCCTGCGGGCCTTCGCCTTTCGCTACAGCGCGGCGCACAAGCAGGAGGAAAAGATCCGCGAGATGCTGAAAAAGCCCGCGGACGCGGCCACCAAAAAGCAGCTTGAAAAGCTCAGGGCCGAGGTGGCCGGCGACCTCAAGGACTATCTCGAATCCCTGCGCATGGGCGCGGGCTATTACAAGACGAGCCTCGCCCTCGTGGGGGCGGCCCCGAAGGACGAGACCGAACGCCTCGCCGCGCAGGCCAGGCGCGAATACGGCGGCGCGGGCGTGTTCAACACGCACATGACGCAGAATATCGGCGTGCTCGAAAAATGGCTGGCCCAGGCCCGCGCCAAGGGGGCCGCGTCCCTGAGCGTCAGGGACATCCTCAAGGGCATCCTGCCCGAGCAGCATTACAAGGTGCTGCCGCTCTAG